The nucleotide sequence CGAAAACATAGGAATCAAACCAACCAGCAGCGCGATAGTGCCCGCAGTAATGTGGATAATCAGAGAAGATAAAATGAGCGTTTTCATGAGCCGTATCAGGTTTGCTAGTGACTGACGCGCCGAAGCGACAGGACAAACCTACAGCGGTCTTTGCAGCGGCTGCAACTTTAAGGGCTAAACGACAGAGTTTGGGGTGAATAGCAACCAAAAACCGGTTTTGGGACGAATGGAGGGACGTTTTACTCAGATTTAAGCCGGGCAACTATCGTATCGTTGTACTGCCGGGCAACGGGAATCTGCCACTGCCCCCCCAGGAAATGCAGCCTGTAACCCTGCGCGTTGCCTGTTACCCGCTCCACCCGATCGAGGTTGACTACGTAGGAACGATGGCACCGAAGAATTTGGGGCGTATTAATTTGGGCTGTTAACCGGCTCAGGCTGCTACGGAGCAGAGATTTGACACCCAGACCGTCCTTCAGATAGACAACCGTGCAGTAATTATCGCTCGACTCAATGAATAGCAGATCAGCCGCCGGAAAGGTCAGCGTGTCTTTCTCATTTTCAGCAACGAGCGTCAGCGGGGCAGTTGATAGGGCATCCGACGAAGAAAAGGGCGTTTGTCCAACGGAAGAAGACACGGTACCTGCAGTGTGCGTGGGCAGTTCGGCAGCTTGCCGGACGTACCGGCGCAGATGAATAATATAACTAGCCATGACCGTGCCCGCCGTTGGAAAAATGCCGATCAGAAACGTAATCAAAATCATTCCGGCAATGTCGGGCAGCCCAACGACTTCGTCCGTAATCAAGGCCATATACCCTTGATTCCCCAGGGCAATCAGCAGGATATTGGCCATGATAAACAGAATCGCCTTACCCACCGTCCAGCTTTCTTCCTTAAACGTACGGGGAAACAGCCGGGGCCATACCAGGAAGTTAAAGGCGGTTATGACAAAGCTGACCAAGCCAAAGCCAAGCAATTTCCAGACCTTATAGGGCGTCTGCCAATGCTCCGTACCGAACGGCTGAAACGTAAGCAGGAACAGACCCACAAAAGCGCCAATCAGAGCGGCCCGTATCCAAGCCCGACTGGCAGGCTCGTCAAACGGATAGGGTTGCTTGAGAATACGAAACATGCGTTTCCGACTACGACAACATTAAGCTGTTAAAATGGGCGCCAGCCAGCGATCTGCTCGATAAACTGCGGCAGAACCAGCGGATACACTACAATCATAAACACAATGCCGAACAGGGCTCCGTAGAAATGCGCATCGTGGTTTACGTTACCGCGTCCTCGTTGCGCTTCGTAATAGGAATAGGCCAGATACAGCGCTCCGAAAATGAAGCCGGGAATCCCGATTGGAATAAAGTACAAATAGATAGGCGTAAGCGGGCGGAATAGAATAGCGGCAAAAATAACGGCCGATACGCCCCCCGAAGCGCCCAGCGAGTTATATCCCGGATCGTTACGGTGCTTCAGAAAACTCGGAATATCCGAAACCAGAATCCCAACCAGATAAAAACCAATTAGATAAAGTGCGCCACTACCCTCAAATAACAACCCGAAGACCTGCTCGATAAAGCCACCGAAGAAATAAAGACTCAGCATATTGAAGATCAGGTGCCCCCAATCGGCATGCAGGAAACCGGAGGTCAGCAGGCGGTAATATTCGCCCCGGCTGGCGACCCGATACGGGTTCATGATCCAGCGATCCATGATGGTTGGATTATTCCAGGCCCAGACGCTGATACCTGCCGTGACGAGAATGATTAATACGGTTACGCTCATTAGAAATGTCGTTAGCTATTTGGCCTCTTTGCGGCTGCTCTTTTAAGGTTGCCTACTCAAATTATTAACAGTTTATCAGCTCTCACGTTCAACTAACTGCCGGGCAAACTGGATTAGCAGGTTTTTTCGGTCAGGGTCGGCCCTGATCTGATCGAAGTTAGTAAACCCATGGTCAAAGTAATTATTAATGCGCTCTTCGGTACTCTGCCGGATACCCAACCGGTCGTAAATCGCCGTTACGGCCTGTACTTTTTCGGCTTTATCAAATTCAGCCTGGTTCAGCCAGTCGTTCAACTCCTCCCGGAGCGCCCCGTCGGCTTTTTCGAGCGCTTCAATAAGCAGAAATGTTTTTTTGTTGGCAATAATGTCCCCCCCGACCTGCTTGCCGAACTTAACCGGATCGCCATATACATCCAGCAGATCATCTTTCAACTGAAATCCGATACCGATGTTCATCCCCCCTTCATACAGATGGCGAGTCGTTTCATCATCAACACCGGCAATCAGGCCGCCCAGTTCCAGGGCATAGCCCAATAGAACGGACGTTTTCAACCGGATCATCTCGATGTATTCGGCCTCCGTTACGTCCCAGCGCGTTTCGAAATTCATATCCAACTGCTGACCTTCGCAGACCTCAGCAGCCGTCCGTGTAAACCGATTCATTACCCGCTTCAGCTTATCGGCTTCTACGTCTAAGAGCAACTGATAGGCGTTCACCAGCATGACATCTCCCGATAAGATAGCGATGTTGTGGTTCCACTTTTCGTGCACGGTCGGCTGACCCCGGCGCAACGGTGCCTGGTCCATGATGTCGTCGTGCATGAGCGTAAAGTTATGAAAGACCTCCACCGCCAGCGCGGGCCGAATGGCCTTTTGCCAATCATCCGTGAACAGATAAGCCGACATCAGCGTCATCAGCGGACGCATCCGCTTTCCGCCGAGGTTCATGATGTACCGAATGGGTTCGTAAAGTTCGAGAGGGTTCTGCCCGTACTGAATATGTTGAAGTTCGTTTTGTAATGCGTCAACAAAAACGGCTGGATTCATTCGACTAAGCGGAGGTCCGCGGGGTTTTACGCCAAAAATAAGGCAAATGCCCCCAAAACCCTAACCGCCAAAGGATCGACGGTAGTTTCGCTGCGCCTTTGTACTCAAGACAAAAATCAATCGTCCGGACACGGTCAGATAACCATCCCGCTTCTGGCTGTTACCGCGCTGAGCCCCTGCTGAATTTGGGGAACCTCCCTTTTCCGGCCGCCGATCCGAGAGGGCCGCGGCCAGTTCGCTCATTCCTTTCCGGCTTGGATAAACCGTGCTGACATCATCCAGGTAGTCGCTCATAACATGGGTATAAGCTCCTTCCAGATGAAGTTTAAACCCATCACCAGCCAGAACCGGCAGCCCTAACCCATAGCGCACAATGACGGGCAGACGGTTGTAGGCTACGCCTTCGGTACGCAGGCTGGCCAGGTTGTATGACCTGCCTTTATAGATGGCTCGGGGCGTCATGTACGTAAATCCAGCCCCTGCAAACGCGTAGGGGATGCTGAAGCGATACCGATCATCGACGCGCCGAAAATCTATCTGAAGGCCCGCCCAGAGGTCGGGGTTCAGGCTGCGAAAAGATAGATTATTGTAGTCAATGCGCGTATAGCGCTGGCTGCCGTAGATGTAATACAGCTGCGCTTCGGCACGAAACGAAACTCGGTACGTAAAGCGATAGGCAGCCGCTGCGTTCAGCGCCGTTCCTAATCGCAGATGAGCCAAGTCGCCCCATTCGTTCATGTCGCCAGCATAGCGGGTCAACCCCACGCCGGTATTTAGTAACCAGGAACCCGGCTTCTCCTGCCAGATGAGCGATCGCTGCGCGGAGGCAACGGAGATTTGGGCGAACCCCACGGCTCCCCAAAGGACACATTTCCAGTAAAGTTTCACAATGTCAGTTTGTTACGGTAGAGATACTCCCGACAAAGTAAACGCTTTACGGACCTGATCAAAGCCTATTGGTTACAAGGGCCAGCAAGCACGCCTTTTTATTTCGCAAACGGTCAATTATCCTGTAAATCAATAGATTTACAACTCACCAATGTCTTCATGCCACAGGGTGGGCTTATCGGCAATGAATTGGTTCATCATCTCTACGCACTCCGGCAGGTCAAGGTCAATCACTTCGACGCCATGCTGTTCCATGAATTCCCGCGCACCGGGAAACGTCCGGGACTCGCCCACGATCACCTTCGGAATTTTGAACTGCACAATCGTACCCGCACACATATAGCAGGGCATCAGCGTTGAGTAAATGACCGTATCGCGGAATGAGCCGACGCGCCCTGCGTTATTCAGACAATCCATTTCGCCGTGCAGAATCGGGTTATCTTCCTGCACCCGTTTGTTATGGCCCGATGCCACCAGTTTACCGTTTTTCACTAACGCCGACCCAATCGGAATCCCCCCTTCGCTCAGACTTTTGCGGGCCTGCCGGATGGCCTCCTGCATAAATTCATCCATAGTTCTTAAAAGCTGATTTTAAACGAAAACGCCCGGCAAGCGAACCAACCGGGCGTTTGATTTAATCCTTCTATCGCCGTCCGCGACCTCCGCGCCGGTTCTCGCCCTTGGCCGCCGTCCCTTCTGTACGGCCAGCACTGCTGCCACGCCGGGATGATGACGCACGCGGACCAGCCGACCGCGAACTCCGGTCTTCGTCGCGCCGACCCGACCGCCGACCTGCACTCGAATCAGTAGCCCGACCAGCTTTGTCGCTCACCAGCGCGAAGTCCATGCTACGGCGCGCCAGGTTTGTTTCTTTCACGCGCACTTCCACCTGATCGCCGAAGGTAAACATCTTCTTGTGCCGCTGGCCGATGATGCGGTAGTTCTCTTTGTCGAACTCGTAATAATCATCGCTCAGGTCCTGCATCCGCACGAGACCTTCGCAACTGTTTTCCGTGATTTCCACAAAGATTCCGAACTCGGTCACGCCTGAAATGACGCCCTCAAATGTCCGATTGGGGTCCATCCGGCTCATGAACTCGACCTGCTTGTACTTAATGCTGGCCCGCTCGGCATCAGAAGCCATTTTTTCCCGATTCGACGAGTGTTTGCATTTTTCCTCGTATTCCTCGCGATCACCGGGTTTGCCTTTGTTCAGGTAATGCTGCAGCAGACGGTGGGCCATCATATCCGGATAGCGCCGGATGGGCGACGTAAAGTGCGAATACCGCCGGAACGCCAGACCAAAGTGGCCGATGTCTTCGGTACTGTAGCGCGCCTTGGACATGGTCCGAACGGCCAGTTGCTGAAGCATATTGGCTTCGGGACGCCCTTCGATACTCGCCATAAACTGGTTCATCGAGTTCGATAGATGCTCCTCGTCCACTTTTAGCCGGAAGCCCAGCCGACCGGCGAAGTCGGCAAACTGCCGCAGCTTATCTTCGTCGGGGCCTTCGTGAACGCGGTACACCATCGTATTTTCTTCCCCGTTCTTATTCTGCTTCGACAGCGTGTGGACGAACTCAGCTACACGCTTATTCGCCAGCAGCATAAACTCTTCGATGAGTTTATTGGTATCCTGCCGAATCTTTGGGTAAACCGACAGCGGCACGCCGTTTTCGTCCAGTTTGAACCGTACTTCAACCGTCTCGAAGTTGATTGCCCCGTGTTTGAAACGTTCATCGCGAAGTTTGTAGGCAAGCTCGTTCAGCAGCCGAAGTTCTTCGAGGTAATCGCCGTTGCTGTTATTCAGAATATCCTGCGCTTCTTCGTACGAAAACCGCCGGTCGGAGTGAGTTGCCGTACGACCAAACCATTCGTTCACAATGCGGGCGTCGGGCGTTAGCTCAAACACCGCCGAGAAGGTCAGCTTATCTTCGTTGGGCCGGAGCGAACACAGGCCGTTCGAGAGCTTCTCGGGCAGCATTGGCACGACGCGGTCAACCAGATACACGGATGTAGCTCGTTTAAAGGCTTCTTCCTCAAGTTTTGAGCCGGGCCGGACGTAATGCGTTACGTCGGCGATGTGAACACCAATTTCATAATTGCCATTGTCGAGCATCTGCACCGATAAGGCGTCGTCAAAATCCTTCGCATCGACCGGGTCAATCGTAAAGGTTGTGACTTCGCGCATATCGCGCCGGTTCGCCAGATCCTGCTCCGTAATTGTGGTGGGAATGGCCTCGGCCTCCTGTTCTACGTCCTCCGGGAAATGAATCGGCAGTCCGAATTCCGCCAGGATCGCGTGCATTTCGGTATTGTTATCCCCGGCTGCGCCCAAAATAGTGACAACTTCGCCCTCAAAGCGCTGTTTGCTGGTATTCGGATCAGGAAACTTGGTTAGTCGAACAATGACTTTATCGTCGTTAGTAGCACCACCCAGCTTTTCTTTCGGGATATAGATATCGTCGTAAATCTTCTTACTGTCGGCAATGACGTAGCCATAAGTCGGCCATACTTCAATACGCCCTACCAGTTCGGTGCGGCCCCGTTCAATGACACTGGCAACCTTCCCTTCAATGCGCCGACCCCGATTCCGTGAATCCGTAAAGCGAACTACCCGCACCCGGTCGCCATCAACGGCTCCGTTGAGGTCTTCGGTCGATACCCAGATGTCATCGTTACGATCACCGCGAATGCCATTGGCCGTATTAGGAATTACAAACGCAAACCGCGAATTGACGTGGTCGACCACGCCCTCGATCAGGTTAGCGTCAGCATCGGCGCGGTAGCTGCCATCGGGCTGACGTACCAGTGTACCTTCTTCGGTCAGTTCGCCGATCAGGCCGTGCATGATTAGCTTCATTCGCCGGTCGCTGGTTTCAAAATGGTCCAGAACCTGCTCCTGCGTAAACGACTGCTCATCGTTGATCTGAAAAAACGCTATTAAGTCGTTTTTCAGTTCGTCGAGGAAAGAATCAGCCTGTTGAATAGGTCGCCCCATTCCAGCATGTCCTTTACCCGGTTTTTCCAGCCCCTTTTCGCGGGGACGCGCCGTACTGGACGGTCCGCTGCCGGGCCGGTTGTATTTATTTTGCTTTGGTTTTCCGTTTCTCATATAGTTTGCCCGTATTATAACGGGCTTAATCACTTAAAATAATAGGCTCGTCAGCCACGAGCGGGGCGCCTACCAGGCGCAGATAAACCTGCACAAGTACTACTACTGAATCCCAGGCATACTGTTTGATTCGGCCAATCATGTTCGCGGTACTAGACTTCGCTGGTCCGATTACTAAGTCATTCAAGCGGGCAGGTAGGCACATTCAGCGTGGCGGCCAGCAGATCGAGCGACACAAAATGCCGTTTGTCGCTAAACTGCCCGTGTTCCAGCGTATCCTGATGGGTAACCTCCCAGGGCTTTTTACCTGAAATCTGCAAAGCCGGCGGTAACGGCAGGCCATTGACCATCAGGCGCCGGCACAAGTACAGGTAGCCAAATTCCTTCTTTACGTCAATAAACAAGAAGTTCTTGAGTCGGCGTTTCCAGGAGACGGATGGGGGCATAGGCGCATTTTGTCGTTATTCGTGTAAAATCCCTTCCAGTCCGAGCGCGGGAACCGTAACGAGATTTTCTTCGACTATGCTGTCAGGCACAAAAATAAACTTTTTGTCAAATACCTGATTATCAATATAGTAGCTTACCCAGTATTCGTTGTTAAGGTGAAATACATCGGGCATGATTGTCTCAACAACCTCGTGTGCGCCCGGCTGCACCTCCGCAAA is from Spirosoma taeanense and encodes:
- a CDS encoding LytTR family DNA-binding domain-containing protein, producing the protein MFRILKQPYPFDEPASRAWIRAALIGAFVGLFLLTFQPFGTEHWQTPYKVWKLLGFGLVSFVITAFNFLVWPRLFPRTFKEESWTVGKAILFIMANILLIALGNQGYMALITDEVVGLPDIAGMILITFLIGIFPTAGTVMASYIIHLRRYVRQAAELPTHTAGTVSSSVGQTPFSSSDALSTAPLTLVAENEKDTLTFPAADLLFIESSDNYCTVVYLKDGLGVKSLLRSSLSRLTAQINTPQILRCHRSYVVNLDRVERVTGNAQGYRLHFLGGQWQIPVARQYNDTIVARLKSE
- a CDS encoding rhomboid family intramembrane serine protease — its product is MSVTVLIILVTAGISVWAWNNPTIMDRWIMNPYRVASRGEYYRLLTSGFLHADWGHLIFNMLSLYFFGGFIEQVFGLLFEGSGALYLIGFYLVGILVSDIPSFLKHRNDPGYNSLGASGGVSAVIFAAILFRPLTPIYLYFIPIGIPGFIFGALYLAYSYYEAQRGRGNVNHDAHFYGALFGIVFMIVVYPLVLPQFIEQIAGWRPF
- a CDS encoding polyprenyl synthetase family protein, producing MNPAVFVDALQNELQHIQYGQNPLELYEPIRYIMNLGGKRMRPLMTLMSAYLFTDDWQKAIRPALAVEVFHNFTLMHDDIMDQAPLRRGQPTVHEKWNHNIAILSGDVMLVNAYQLLLDVEADKLKRVMNRFTRTAAEVCEGQQLDMNFETRWDVTEAEYIEMIRLKTSVLLGYALELGGLIAGVDDETTRHLYEGGMNIGIGFQLKDDLLDVYGDPVKFGKQVGGDIIANKKTFLLIEALEKADGALREELNDWLNQAEFDKAEKVQAVTAIYDRLGIRQSTEERINNYFDHGFTNFDQIRADPDRKNLLIQFARQLVERES
- a CDS encoding nucleoside deaminase, which encodes MDEFMQEAIRQARKSLSEGGIPIGSALVKNGKLVASGHNKRVQEDNPILHGEMDCLNNAGRVGSFRDTVIYSTLMPCYMCAGTIVQFKIPKVIVGESRTFPGAREFMEQHGVEVIDLDLPECVEMMNQFIADKPTLWHEDIGEL
- the rnr gene encoding ribonuclease R, producing MRNGKPKQNKYNRPGSGPSSTARPREKGLEKPGKGHAGMGRPIQQADSFLDELKNDLIAFFQINDEQSFTQEQVLDHFETSDRRMKLIMHGLIGELTEEGTLVRQPDGSYRADADANLIEGVVDHVNSRFAFVIPNTANGIRGDRNDDIWVSTEDLNGAVDGDRVRVVRFTDSRNRGRRIEGKVASVIERGRTELVGRIEVWPTYGYVIADSKKIYDDIYIPKEKLGGATNDDKVIVRLTKFPDPNTSKQRFEGEVVTILGAAGDNNTEMHAILAEFGLPIHFPEDVEQEAEAIPTTITEQDLANRRDMREVTTFTIDPVDAKDFDDALSVQMLDNGNYEIGVHIADVTHYVRPGSKLEEEAFKRATSVYLVDRVVPMLPEKLSNGLCSLRPNEDKLTFSAVFELTPDARIVNEWFGRTATHSDRRFSYEEAQDILNNSNGDYLEELRLLNELAYKLRDERFKHGAINFETVEVRFKLDENGVPLSVYPKIRQDTNKLIEEFMLLANKRVAEFVHTLSKQNKNGEENTMVYRVHEGPDEDKLRQFADFAGRLGFRLKVDEEHLSNSMNQFMASIEGRPEANMLQQLAVRTMSKARYSTEDIGHFGLAFRRYSHFTSPIRRYPDMMAHRLLQHYLNKGKPGDREEYEEKCKHSSNREKMASDAERASIKYKQVEFMSRMDPNRTFEGVISGVTEFGIFVEITENSCEGLVRMQDLSDDYYEFDKENYRIIGQRHKKMFTFGDQVEVRVKETNLARRSMDFALVSDKAGRATDSSAGRRSGRRDEDRSSRSAGPRASSSRRGSSAGRTEGTAAKGENRRGGRGRR
- a CDS encoding 3'-5' exonuclease family protein is translated as MPPSVSWKRRLKNFLFIDVKKEFGYLYLCRRLMVNGLPLPPALQISGKKPWEVTHQDTLEHGQFSDKRHFVSLDLLAATLNVPTCPLE